In Thermus sp. LT1-2-5, the genomic window GTGGGGCCTCGAGGCGGGGGACGTAGGGACCATCGTCCTGGTCTACCCGGAAGGCGGGTACTTGGTGGAGTTCGTGGACCACGAGGGGAATACCCTAGCCCTCCTGGACCTTTCCGAGGAGGAGGTGGCTCCCCTTAAGGGCCCCGCCCTTCTCCGGGCTAAGAGCGCCTGAAGCCTGTCCTTGGGCCGACCCCCCAGCCTTGGGGGTCTTTGCGGACGATGTTTTGCGGACCCCGTAGGTAACGAAACCACGTAACCCCGCAGCACCGCCACCGCCCAAGCCCCTACCCTCGGCACCTGACACCCGTCCTCCCGGAAAAGCGCATCCCGCACCCAGAAGGAACCGTTCTCTATCCCCACCCCCCAACCAGCAACTCCCTCCTCGCCTTGGGCACACCTCCCGCTCCAGCCACACCGCCTGTCGGTACCCGGGAAAGGCCAGAAGCGCCTCGGGCAGATAGGGAGAAGCCCAGACCCAATAGGTCCAC contains:
- a CDS encoding DUF4926 domain-containing protein, producing MREHDLVVLKRDKEAWGLEAGDVGTIVLVYPEGGYLVEFVDHEGNTLALLDLSEEEVAPLKGPALLRAKSA